A genome region from Geobacter pickeringii includes the following:
- the cas2e gene encoding type I-E CRISPR-associated endoribonuclease Cas2e → MLVIVVENAPPRLRGRLALWLLEVRAGVYVGKVSRRVREMIWNTVEQGIEEGNAVMAWSTNTESGFDFLTLGANRRIPFELDGVKLVSFLPENAEKQVAEP, encoded by the coding sequence ATGCTGGTCATCGTGGTTGAGAATGCACCGCCCCGGCTACGGGGCCGATTGGCCCTGTGGCTTCTCGAAGTGCGGGCAGGAGTTTACGTGGGCAAGGTTTCGCGTCGGGTAAGAGAAATGATCTGGAATACTGTCGAGCAGGGAATCGAAGAAGGTAACGCCGTAATGGCTTGGAGCACCAATACGGAATCAGGGTTTGATTTCCTGACCCTTGGTGCCAATCGGAGGATTCCGTTTGAGTTGGACGGAGTGAAGTTGGTTTCTTTCCTGCCGGAGAATGCCGAAAAGCAGGTTGCTGAACCATGA
- the cas1e gene encoding type I-E CRISPR-associated endonuclease Cas1e: MQPILPPLKPIPMKDRLSVLFVERGNLDVLDGAFVLVDKNGVRTHIPVGGVACLMLEPGTRVSHAAVTLASRVGCLLVWIGEAGVRLYASGQPGGARADRLLYQAKLALDDSARLKVVRKMYALRFKEEPPERRSVEQLRGIEGVRVRKMYELLARQHGVPWKSRNYDHTEWESGDIPNRCLSSATACIYGICEAAILAAGYAPAVGFIHTGKPQSFVYDIADIFKFETVVPVAFRVAAKKPRNPEREVRLACRDAFRQSKILHRIIPTIEQVLAAGELEVPKPPPESVEPAIPNKEGIGDAGHRG; the protein is encoded by the coding sequence ATGCAGCCGATACTCCCCCCTCTGAAGCCGATACCCATGAAAGACCGCCTCTCGGTTCTGTTCGTGGAGCGCGGGAATCTGGACGTGCTTGACGGCGCTTTCGTGCTGGTGGACAAGAACGGCGTCCGTACCCACATTCCGGTGGGAGGTGTTGCCTGCCTCATGCTGGAGCCCGGAACGAGGGTTTCCCATGCTGCGGTGACCCTTGCCTCCCGGGTGGGGTGTCTCCTTGTCTGGATCGGTGAGGCCGGCGTCAGGCTTTACGCGTCGGGGCAGCCCGGTGGGGCCAGGGCCGACCGGCTTCTCTATCAAGCGAAGCTGGCCCTTGACGATTCGGCCCGGCTCAAGGTTGTCCGAAAGATGTATGCCCTGCGCTTCAAGGAGGAGCCCCCCGAGCGGCGCAGTGTGGAACAGTTGCGCGGTATCGAAGGGGTTCGGGTACGGAAGATGTACGAGCTTCTGGCCCGTCAGCACGGCGTACCGTGGAAAAGCCGCAACTACGATCATACCGAATGGGAGAGCGGCGATATCCCGAACCGTTGTCTCTCCTCGGCCACGGCCTGTATCTATGGCATCTGCGAGGCGGCAATTTTGGCGGCTGGTTATGCCCCGGCGGTCGGTTTTATCCACACCGGAAAGCCCCAGTCGTTCGTCTACGACATTGCCGACATCTTCAAGTTTGAAACAGTTGTGCCGGTAGCCTTCCGGGTCGCCGCCAAGAAGCCCCGCAACCCGGAGCGGGAGGTGCGGCTCGCCTGTCGGGATGCCTTCCGTCAGTCGAAGATTCTGCACCGGATCATCCCCACCATCGAGCAAGTTCTGGCGGCAGGGGAGCTGGAAGTGCCGAAGCCGCCACCCGAATCGGTGGAACCGGCAATCCCGAACAAGGAGGGGATCGGCGATGCTGGTCATCGTGGTTGA
- a CDS encoding CopG family ribbon-helix-helix protein translates to MAKAKLAVTLDEATLSEVDRLVARHVFPNRSRLIEEAVKEKLARRTHSRLARECALLDPAFEKALSEEGMGEELNEWPEY, encoded by the coding sequence ATGGCAAAAGCAAAACTCGCCGTTACCCTTGACGAAGCCACCCTGTCCGAAGTGGACCGTCTGGTGGCCCGCCACGTTTTCCCCAACCGCAGCCGGCTCATTGAGGAAGCGGTCAAGGAAAAACTCGCCCGGCGGACCCACAGCCGCCTCGCGCGGGAATGTGCCCTGCTCGATCCCGCCTTTGAAAAGGCCTTGTCCGAGGAAGGGATGGGAGAGGAGTTGAACGAATGGCCCGAATACTGA
- a CDS encoding type II toxin-antitoxin system PemK/MazF family toxin: protein MARILRGDIRWADLNPVRGSEQGGLRPVLILSHDVFNARSGTVIAVAITSQPQRAGFPLTLELSSPSLPKQSWVKISQIRTLSVERIGKKIAEASHEEVAQVVEGLNEILG from the coding sequence ATGGCCCGAATACTGAGGGGCGATATTCGCTGGGCCGATCTCAACCCCGTGCGCGGCAGTGAACAGGGGGGCTTGCGCCCTGTCCTCATCCTGAGCCACGATGTCTTCAACGCCCGTTCCGGCACCGTTATCGCCGTGGCCATAACGAGCCAGCCGCAGCGAGCCGGATTTCCCCTCACCCTCGAACTCTCCTCCCCCTCCCTCCCCAAGCAGTCCTGGGTCAAGATCAGCCAGATCCGCACCCTCTCCGTCGAACGCATCGGCAAGAAAATCGCCGAGGCGAGCCATGAAGAGGTGGCGCAGGTGGTTGAGGGGTTGAATGAGATTTTGGGGTGA
- the cas5e gene encoding type I-E CRISPR-associated protein Cas5/CasD, whose product MSSDRSYLALRLEGPLQSWGFDSQYNRRNTGLMPTRSAVAGMCCAALGYSRGSTSEQEFLAAFGSVRMTAIAIPRNGMKRELPVRRLQDYHTVQNTRTAEGKIKDCHITHRQYLADATFGVLLEGEETLLKQVSDALENPVWGVWLGRKTCIPTAPVLAGLRHDRNEALSLLIGTRPLESFTRQEEADDFANGRDSLPDVPVSFASDRRLFSPRRIKTWQAGENA is encoded by the coding sequence ATGTCATCTGACAGATCATATCTGGCTCTGCGGCTGGAAGGGCCGCTCCAGTCATGGGGATTCGACAGCCAATACAACCGCCGTAACACGGGGCTTATGCCGACCAGGAGCGCCGTTGCCGGCATGTGTTGTGCGGCGCTCGGCTATTCCCGCGGAAGTACGAGCGAACAAGAGTTCCTTGCCGCGTTCGGAAGCGTCCGCATGACCGCAATCGCCATCCCACGAAATGGCATGAAGAGGGAGTTACCGGTGAGGCGGTTGCAAGACTACCACACGGTGCAGAACACAAGGACTGCTGAAGGTAAAATCAAGGACTGCCACATCACCCATCGTCAGTACTTGGCAGATGCGACTTTTGGCGTTCTGCTCGAAGGCGAAGAAACGCTACTCAAACAGGTGTCCGATGCGTTGGAAAATCCTGTCTGGGGAGTCTGGCTCGGGCGCAAGACCTGTATTCCAACAGCGCCGGTGTTGGCCGGTTTGAGGCATGATCGGAACGAAGCGTTGAGCCTCCTTATCGGGACAAGGCCACTTGAATCTTTCACCCGTCAGGAAGAAGCGGATGACTTCGCCAATGGTCGGGATAGCCTTCCCGACGTTCCGGTGTCGTTTGCTTCCGATCGGCGTCTGTTTTCGCCGAGGCGGATAAAGACGTGGCAAGCGGGGGAGAATGCTTGA
- the cas7e gene encoding type I-E CRISPR-associated protein Cas7/Cse4/CasC codes for MKHLELHIIQSVPVACLNRDDLNSPKTAVFGGVQRARVSSQSWKRAIREMAKELAPAQFKGERTRLMYEPLVKAMLGVGISATDADEGARKIVDELVKLDAKSKDKVKSTTLYFMSPLELETLARTYAETKDAKKALKAVDAKSLKDAADISIFGRMVANDHSLTVEAASMFSHALSTHKVDNEIDFFSAVDDLQPKEEAGAGMTSTLEFNSATYYRFAALNLDMLADADHLGCLSREERQGVVGTFVEATIKAIPGARKNTMNGNTLPLYVLGVVRENGHPIQLVNAFEAPVRPSQGYGAKSVELLEAEYAKLKETWGVEAVFEQSIPGVNMKTFVSGMVAHVI; via the coding sequence ATGAAACACCTGGAACTGCACATCATTCAATCTGTCCCCGTTGCCTGTCTCAACCGTGACGACCTCAATTCGCCCAAGACCGCTGTTTTCGGCGGCGTCCAGCGGGCGCGGGTGTCAAGCCAGTCCTGGAAACGGGCGATTCGGGAAATGGCGAAGGAGCTGGCGCCGGCTCAGTTCAAGGGAGAACGCACCCGCCTGATGTATGAGCCTCTTGTCAAGGCAATGCTGGGTGTCGGAATTTCTGCCACCGATGCTGACGAAGGTGCACGGAAGATTGTAGATGAGCTGGTGAAGCTCGATGCCAAATCAAAGGACAAGGTGAAGTCCACCACGCTCTATTTCATGTCGCCGCTTGAGTTGGAAACTCTTGCCAGGACATACGCTGAGACGAAGGATGCCAAAAAGGCACTCAAGGCTGTTGATGCCAAATCCCTGAAGGATGCCGCCGATATTTCCATTTTCGGCCGCATGGTTGCAAACGATCATTCACTGACGGTTGAGGCCGCATCCATGTTTTCCCATGCTCTCTCAACCCATAAGGTCGATAATGAAATCGACTTCTTCTCCGCCGTAGACGATCTCCAGCCTAAAGAGGAGGCGGGTGCCGGGATGACAAGTACTCTTGAGTTCAACTCTGCCACCTATTACCGTTTCGCTGCCCTCAACTTGGACATGCTTGCCGATGCTGACCATCTAGGTTGCCTGAGCAGGGAAGAGCGCCAGGGCGTGGTGGGCACCTTTGTCGAGGCAACAATCAAAGCCATCCCAGGAGCACGCAAGAACACCATGAACGGCAACACCCTGCCGCTTTATGTGCTCGGCGTTGTCCGCGAAAACGGACATCCGATCCAACTGGTGAATGCATTTGAAGCGCCGGTACGCCCTTCGCAGGGCTATGGGGCCAAGTCGGTCGAATTGCTGGAAGCGGAGTATGCGAAGTTGAAAGAAACCTGGGGCGTTGAGGCTGTCTTTGAACAGTCGATTCCTGGCGTAAACATGAAAACCTTCGTTTCCGGGATGGTGGCCCATGTCATCTGA
- the cas6e gene encoding type I-E CRISPR-associated protein Cas6/Cse3/CasE — translation MNWLVRMEIDAEIARAEGICDSYAWHKKIWDCFPEMPDAQRDFLTRIDPLEGAFMVWGMSGTKPVCPRWCPQEAFALKEISPSFLAHRHYVFDVRANPVKALVQRDPNGQPLLKANGKRKSGKRVPLVNPDELRAWLVRKGEARCRDQETGKEIPGGFRIVEDRPLEISPMVENHFRKKGQSAYHGGVQFRGTLEVTDREHFVETYRSGIGSAKGFGFGLLLLAPVNL, via the coding sequence CGACAGTTATGCCTGGCACAAGAAAATTTGGGACTGCTTCCCGGAAATGCCCGATGCACAGCGGGATTTCCTAACCCGAATCGATCCGTTGGAGGGTGCCTTCATGGTATGGGGCATGTCCGGCACAAAGCCGGTTTGTCCGCGCTGGTGCCCGCAGGAAGCGTTTGCTCTCAAGGAGATATCACCTTCTTTCCTGGCGCACCGGCATTACGTCTTCGACGTGCGGGCAAATCCCGTGAAAGCGCTGGTGCAGAGGGATCCCAACGGCCAACCCCTGCTCAAGGCCAATGGAAAGCGGAAATCCGGGAAGCGGGTGCCCTTGGTCAATCCGGACGAATTGAGGGCCTGGCTTGTTCGTAAGGGAGAGGCCCGGTGCCGGGATCAAGAGACTGGAAAGGAAATCCCCGGCGGGTTCCGTATCGTCGAAGACAGGCCTCTCGAAATCAGTCCGATGGTGGAAAACCATTTCCGCAAAAAGGGGCAGAGTGCGTACCACGGGGGTGTGCAGTTTCGTGGGACGTTGGAAGTGACCGATCGGGAGCATTTTGTCGAAACCTATCGGTCGGGTATCGGCAGCGCCAAGGGATTCGGCTTCGGCCTACTGCTGCTCGCGCCAGTCAACCTGTAA